Proteins found in one Aspergillus puulaauensis MK2 DNA, chromosome 8, nearly complete sequence genomic segment:
- a CDS encoding uncharacterized protein (TransMembrane:1 (o562-580i)) has product MVYGHKSAIRGGAVPYPEMSARETDHGQASDDDDPKLMMEKNQFRKNVQHVLLDKTTTANQKVETMTGYLTDQQKAKMKAEAQLDDAQLQNDRLKRESESLAESFDAACAELQNGEEKIKQLEEKIEAIKRSQQPVATGTVVTNDDESQRREELEQMLNDRLQERNAKIAQLEQSLVETNSRLKEYHAYLQKVTTDANRFAAAYDSRASGLAMDNMKLREQLERMVNLVTTLRAADIGRWNQMQHPANIGPDALLQQQQEWQRQQRQPARVSRLTYGTVDSSMSDASDPDTKMTTIPERYNPPVLTRMRRRLARVKPRARRAGSPVPRAARPAECRKGYAERRAASTYLQYRDGPGKDDIDVLKPLGRNNVGAKQLPRKRTRLEKGVEMVRRMEAVSQVRKLPRIPRSLRPPRMVPNVYTKRDDAEMSKLMGSFSMSDPVVESTAVQTDSDIASAKLEITVQYADPFLLRSHPIPRRNHNSTPYYLNRKPKPLSGNERDKRVTRASDWNLGPDPKERCRKEDKKGKPQQVVRYTAEPTVIPDGDKPIGYDWPLESGDKASEWSFNWSQVLIVILLLLLFFSNMARPEDPIVIWKEVNKNPQNIVAKLRTPVRSDSRTAPTIVDFEVARWSDIDPSILG; this is encoded by the coding sequence ATGGTTTACGGTCACAAGAGTGCAATCAGGGGCGGGGCTGTGCCCTACCCCGAGATGTCAGCGCGCGAGACTGACCATGGCCAAGCAAGTGACGATGACGACCCAAAACtgatgatggagaagaaTCAGTTTCGGAAGAATGTACAACACGTCCTTTTGGACAAGACCACGACGGCTAATCAGAAGGTCGAAACCATGACCGGCTATCTGACGGACCAGCAGAAGGCCAAGATGAAGGCCGAGGCACAACTTGATGACGCGCAATTGCAGAACGATCGACTGAAAAGGGAATCGGAAAGCCTCGCGGAATCCTTTGACGCGGCATGCGCCGAATTACAGAACGGTGAGGAGAAAATCAAGCAACTAGAAGAGAAGATAGAAGCCATAAAGCGAAGCCAGCAGCCCGTGGCTACGGGCACGGTTGTGACTAATGACGATGAGTCCCAAAGACGCGAAGAGCTGGAACAAATGCTGAATGACAGACTCCAAGAACGGAATGCTAAGATTGCCCAACTTGAGCAATCATTAGTCGAAACTAATAGCAGACTTAAGGAATATCATGCGTACCTCCAAAAGGTCACCACTGACGCGAACCGCTTTGCTGCAGCATATGATAGCCGGGCTAGTGGTCTGGCGATGGATAATATGAAGCTTCGAGAGCAACTGGAAAGAATGGTGAATCTGGTGACAACTCTTCGTGCTGCTGATATTGGCAGGTGGAATCAAATGCAACACCCCGCGAATATCGGACCCGATGCTCTTTTacagcagcaacaagaaTGGCAGCGGCAACAGAGGCAACCGGCCCGTGTTTCCAGATTGACATATGGAACTGTGGATAGCAGCATGAGCGACGCATCCGACCCCGACACGAAAATGACTACTATTCCTGAGAGATATAACCCCCCGGTCCTGACTCGGATGCGACGGCGACTGGCCCGCGTGAAACCAAGAGCTAGACGAGCTGGATCCCCAGTGCCGCGGGCGGCACGGCCAGCAGAATGCAGGAAAGGGTACGCAGAGCGTCGAGCCGCGAGCACATACCTCCAGTACCGAGACGGACCAGGTAAGGATGATATTGATGTTCTCAAGCCCCTGGGCCGGAACAATGTAGGCGCAAAACAGCTCCCACGCAAACGCACGCGCCTGGAGAAGGGAGTCGAAATGGTCAGAAGAATGGAGGCGGTTTCCCAAGTGCGCAAGCTGCCTCGTATACCAAGGAGCCTCAGGCCTCCTCGCATGGTGCCCAATGTTTACACGAAGAGAGACGACGCGGAAATGTCAAAACTCATGGGCTCGTTTTCTATGTCAGACCCGGTAGTCGAGTCGACCGCGGTCCAGACGGATTCTGACATTGCATCAGCAAAGCTGGAGATCACTGTACAGTATGCGGATCCTTTCCTGCTCCGCTCACATCCTATTCCCCGCAGAAATCACAATTCGACTCCTTACTATCTCAACCGGAAACCCAAGCCACTCTCCGGAAACGAGAGGGACAAGAGAGTAACTCGCGCTTCAGACTGGAATCTGGGACCCGACCCAAAGGAGAGATGCCGAAAAGAAGACAAGAAGGGGAAACCCCAGCAGGTGGTGAGGTACACAGCTGAACCAACTGTCATCCCAGATGGAGACAAGCCGATAGGATACGACTGGCCCCTTGAAAGCGGCGACAAAGCGTCGGAGTGGTCGTTCAACTGGAGCCAAGTGTTAATTGTCATCCTTCTCTTGCTATTATTTTTCAGCAACATGGCGAGACCAGAGGACCCGATAGTAATCTGGAAGGAA